AAATGAGGTGCTTGCAGGTATAGGTCGCTTTCGTTGATGTTACTTCAAACCCTTTGTGGAGTGGCTGCACTTGCTGCACAGCTTCAAACAAACGCACCTGCAACTGAAAGTGCATGGTTACCCGCCGGTAGTATTCCAACGCTTCGGCACGGTTGGGTTTAGATTGCAAACTGGTAAAAGGAACGCCCCCAATTTCCAGCCTTTCGGAGGTAGAGAAAAAAGTCATGTTGGCGGGATAGTTGTACAGGCTGTTGACCAAACAACCTTTCTCCAAAATCACATAAGATAAACCAGCCTTCTGTGCTTCAATACCGCAGGCCAAACCAATGGGCCCTGCTCCTATAATAACGACATCCAACATGCGGCGAAGATACGGCCCTACCCTTTCCTTGCCAGCCAATCGTGTTTGTACATGGCATACACCACATTCAACCGCGACGCTTCGCCAAAGTAGGCCACATTTTCTTCGCCAAGGTTCGTGGCGCCCAACCGCTCCATGGCCTTGCGTGACCGCCCGTTGTTGGCACCCACATGAAAAATAACCGTGTCAACAAATTGAAAAGCATGGTTCAGCATCAGGGCTTTTACCTGTGGATTGTACTGCCCACCCCAATGGCTGCGGGCAAAAAAAGTGTAGCCGATTTTCACTTCGCTGCGTTCGGGTACATAATCATAAAAACGACTGCTGCCAATGGCGGCGCCGGTGGCAGCATCTTCAATCAAAAACGCACCACCTGAGGCGAGTGCTCCTTCAAAATAAGTGCTGAACACTTCTCTTTTATACCTGTCGGGGTTGGGATGCTGCGCCCAAATCAATGGGTCGGATGCAACGGCATACAACCGTTCGAAATCGGCTGGCTGCAAGGGTTGCAGGCGAACCAGTGTATTGTGCAAATGCGTGGGCTGAAGTTGCATGCGTTGATTTTAGTGGCTTTAAAAATACAGGAGAACATCGGTTGATGTTTGATGAGTTCAACAAA
The Phnomibacter ginsenosidimutans genome window above contains:
- a CDS encoding GNAT family N-acetyltransferase, producing MQLQPTHLHNTLVRLQPLQPADFERLYAVASDPLIWAQHPNPDRYKREVFSTYFEGALASGGAFLIEDAATGAAIGSSRFYDYVPERSEVKIGYTFFARSHWGGQYNPQVKALMLNHAFQFVDTVIFHVGANNGRSRKAMERLGATNLGEENVAYFGEASRLNVVYAMYKHDWLARKG